A part of Dethiosulfovibrio peptidovorans genomic DNA contains:
- a CDS encoding ECF transporter S component, with translation EGIRIGFGAFPTILAGLMMGPLAGAAVGALGDVIGFIISPMGPYIPHFTVTAALTGFLPPLLWRLFGKGVRFWPVLGAIVGGQTITSLILVPCLIRHFFGLPFATTLPGAVISLALTAPLCSVLTLRLHRTLVPSAASAKR, from the coding sequence GAAGGTATCCGAATCGGATTCGGGGCGTTCCCCACGATTCTGGCAGGACTGATGATGGGGCCTCTGGCTGGAGCCGCCGTCGGAGCTCTGGGAGATGTTATCGGATTTATCATATCACCCATGGGGCCGTATATTCCTCATTTTACGGTTACAGCTGCTCTAACGGGTTTTCTGCCACCCCTGCTGTGGCGACTGTTTGGCAAAGGCGTTCGTTTCTGGCCTGTTTTGGGAGCTATCGTAGGCGGGCAGACAATTACGTCTCTTATTTTGGTTCCCTGTCTTATACGCCATTTTTTCGGTCTGCCATTTGCGACGACTCTTCCAGGAGCCGTGATAAGCCTTGCGTTGACGGCTCCCCTCTGCTCCGTTTTGACTCTCAGACTACACAGAACACTTGTGCCCTCAGCGGCCTCAGCAAAACGCTAA